A genomic segment from Candidatus Krumholzibacteriota bacterium encodes:
- a CDS encoding thioredoxin domain-containing protein: MSGDHDPGARNRLGAEQSRYLRQHAGDPVDWHPWGAEAFRLARERDVPIFLSIGYSACHWCHVMARESFADSAVASALNEGFVAIKVDREERPDVDHVYMRACGAMTGSGGWPLTIVATPAGKPFWAGTYLPRESRYGMPGLLDLLALVSARWRDAREELVEAGDRVVAAVALGDGAGRREPGKELLGEARRRLGETFDEAHGGFGASPKFPSPHNVRFLLRRWRRVGDDEALRMAAATLEAMARGGIHDRLESGIHRYATDAAWLVPHFEKMLYDQATATIAFVEGFQATGRREFASAASGILGYVRGRLAAPGGAFYASEDADSEGEEGRFYTWTPGEVREAVGEEAGGIICEHLGVTERGHVDGRSVLYFARAPEELARERGLPLEEIERVIEEGSFRLRARRNERVRPGRDEKILADWNGLVIAAFAVAARALDRPDLAGAARDAAAFVLGSMRRNGRLMHRDGESAPGFLDDYAFLAWGLIELYETTFDAAWLVEARALMEAATGLFGGGEGPYRFAGQDTEPLIARTVEVYDGAHDSGNSVAAMNLLRLAQFAGDAALHAEARRLLAAAGGLAEQVPANFTALLCALDTAIGPTREIVVAGPDGPATAGMLRAIRERFLPRTVVLRLMDAGRQGAIEAFAPFLAAMDVPASGAVAYLCEDSSCRAPIDDAAALAAALDGHERKDDR, translated from the coding sequence AGTCCTTCGCCGACTCGGCGGTCGCCTCGGCGCTCAACGAGGGGTTCGTGGCGATCAAGGTGGACCGCGAGGAGCGCCCGGACGTCGACCACGTCTACATGCGCGCCTGCGGGGCGATGACCGGTTCGGGCGGGTGGCCCCTGACGATCGTCGCGACCCCCGCGGGCAAGCCCTTCTGGGCGGGCACCTATCTTCCCCGGGAATCGCGGTACGGCATGCCCGGGCTGCTCGATCTCCTCGCTCTCGTCTCCGCCCGCTGGCGAGACGCGCGCGAGGAACTCGTCGAGGCGGGCGACCGCGTGGTCGCGGCGGTCGCCCTCGGCGATGGCGCCGGACGGCGGGAACCGGGAAAGGAACTGCTCGGCGAGGCGCGCAGGCGGCTCGGGGAGACCTTCGACGAGGCGCACGGCGGTTTCGGCGCGTCGCCGAAATTCCCCTCGCCCCACAACGTGCGTTTCCTGCTTCGCCGGTGGCGCCGGGTCGGGGACGACGAGGCCCTGCGGATGGCCGCGGCGACGCTCGAGGCGATGGCCCGCGGGGGGATCCACGACCGGCTCGAATCGGGGATCCACCGGTACGCGACCGACGCGGCGTGGCTCGTCCCGCACTTCGAGAAGATGCTCTACGACCAGGCGACCGCCACGATCGCCTTCGTCGAGGGATTCCAGGCGACGGGGCGCCGCGAGTTCGCCTCCGCCGCGTCGGGGATCCTCGGCTACGTTCGCGGCCGGCTCGCCGCCCCGGGAGGCGCGTTCTACGCCTCGGAGGACGCGGACAGCGAGGGGGAGGAAGGCCGGTTCTACACGTGGACGCCGGGCGAGGTGCGCGAGGCGGTCGGAGAGGAGGCCGGCGGGATCATCTGCGAGCACCTCGGCGTGACCGAACGGGGCCACGTCGACGGCCGCAGCGTTCTGTATTTCGCCCGCGCGCCGGAGGAGCTGGCCAGGGAGCGGGGGCTGCCGCTCGAGGAGATCGAGCGCGTCATCGAGGAGGGGTCGTTTCGCCTGAGAGCTCGCCGGAACGAGCGGGTGCGCCCCGGCCGGGACGAAAAGATCCTCGCCGACTGGAACGGCCTCGTTATCGCCGCCTTCGCCGTGGCCGCCCGCGCGCTCGATCGCCCCGACCTCGCCGGCGCGGCGCGGGACGCGGCGGCGTTCGTTCTCGGGTCGATGCGGCGAAACGGCCGCCTGATGCACCGGGACGGCGAGTCCGCTCCCGGCTTCCTCGACGATTACGCTTTTCTCGCGTGGGGCCTGATCGAGCTCTACGAGACGACCTTCGATGCCGCGTGGCTCGTCGAGGCGCGCGCTCTCATGGAGGCCGCGACCGGTCTCTTCGGCGGGGGCGAGGGCCCGTACCGTTTCGCCGGGCAGGACACCGAACCGTTGATCGCGCGGACGGTCGAGGTCTACGACGGCGCCCACGACTCTGGGAACTCGGTGGCCGCGATGAATCTGCTGCGGCTCGCGCAATTCGCCGGCGACGCGGCCCTCCACGCGGAAGCGCGACGGCTCCTCGCCGCGGCGGGCGGACTCGCCGAGCAGGTGCCGGCGAACTTCACCGCGCTGCTCTGCGCCCTCGATACGGCGATCGGGCCGACGAGGGAGATCGTCGTCGCCGGCCCGGACGGGCCGGCAACCGCCGGGATGCTCCGGGCGATCCGCGAGCGGTTCCTGCCGCGGACGGTCGTTCTCCGCCTGATGGACGCGGGGAGGCAGGGGGCGATCGAGGCGTTCGCGCCGTTCCTCGCCGCGATGGACGTTCCCGCGTCCGGCGCCGTCGCCTACCTCTGCGAAGACTCTTCCTGCCGCGCGCCGATCGATGACGCCGCCGCGCTCGCCGCGGCGCTCGACGGACACGAACGAAAGGACGATCGATGA
- the bcp gene encoding thioredoxin-dependent thiol peroxidase: MRPEAGQPAPAIELPDGDGRVHRLADYRGSWVLVYFYPKDNTSGCTKEACAIRDVYPRFGKLDAVVLGVSVDPVKSHRSFADRHELPFTLLSDEKKEVVKRWGAWGKKKFMGREYIGTSRISFLVDPAGTIAKIYEKVKPASHAEEVLADLEALRE; the protein is encoded by the coding sequence ATGAGACCGGAAGCCGGCCAGCCCGCGCCCGCGATCGAGTTGCCGGACGGGGACGGGCGCGTCCACCGTCTCGCCGATTACCGCGGTTCGTGGGTTCTCGTCTATTTCTACCCGAAAGACAACACGTCGGGATGCACGAAGGAGGCCTGCGCGATCCGCGACGTCTACCCGCGGTTCGGGAAGCTCGACGCCGTCGTTCTCGGCGTGAGCGTCGATCCGGTGAAGAGCCACCGCTCGTTCGCAGACAGGCACGAGCTGCCCTTCACCCTCCTCTCCGACGAGAAGAAGGAGGTCGTGAAGCGGTGGGGCGCGTGGGGGAAGAAGAAGTTCATGGGCCGGGAATACATTGGCACCAGCCGTATCTCCTTTCTCGTCGATCCCGCGGGCACGATCGCGAAAATCTACGAAAAGGTGAAACCCGCCTCGCACGCCGAGGAGGTCCTCGCCGACCTGGAGGCTCTCCGGGAATAG
- a CDS encoding dihydrofolate reductase family protein: MTIPFEIDRTHVRRHGRPFVTLSYAQSLDGSVSERYGEKSVLSCETSMRLTHALRADHDAILIGIGTVLADDPRLTVRHAFGRSPRPVIFDSHLRFPITSRLLVDNPFPPVIVCTEEADRSRGARLEKAGADVVRVAADPAGRVDIPAALVGLAGRGIGSLMVEGGSRIITSFLCGGHVDRVVLTVAPVFLGGMPSVGGVEAASSNRLPRLEAVSWMLLGRDLVVTGVPERDGGKD; this comes from the coding sequence GTGACGATTCCGTTCGAGATCGATCGAACCCACGTGCGCCGCCATGGGCGGCCGTTCGTGACGCTGAGCTACGCGCAGAGCCTCGACGGAAGCGTCTCGGAGCGGTACGGGGAGAAGAGCGTTCTCTCCTGCGAGACGTCGATGCGGCTCACGCACGCGCTGCGCGCCGACCACGACGCGATCCTGATCGGTATCGGCACCGTTCTCGCCGACGATCCGCGGCTGACGGTCAGGCACGCTTTCGGGCGATCCCCGCGCCCGGTGATCTTCGATTCCCACCTCCGCTTTCCCATCACCTCGCGGCTCCTCGTCGACAATCCCTTTCCGCCCGTCATCGTCTGCACGGAGGAAGCCGACCGGTCGCGCGGGGCGCGGCTCGAGAAGGCGGGGGCCGACGTCGTGCGAGTCGCCGCCGATCCCGCCGGCCGCGTCGACATCCCCGCGGCCCTCGTCGGGCTCGCGGGCCGCGGCATCGGTTCCCTCATGGTGGAGGGGGGGAGCCGCATCATCACGAGTTTCCTCTGCGGCGGCCATGTCGACCGTGTCGTCCTCACCGTCGCGCCGGTCTTTCTCGGCGGGATGCCGTCGGTGGGGGGCGTCGAGGCGGCGTCGAGCAACCGCCTGCCCCGGCTCGAGGCCGTCTCCTGGATGCTTCTCGGGCGCGATCTCGTCGTTACGGGCGTTCCGGAACGCGACGGCGGAAAAGACTGA
- a CDS encoding glycosyltransferase family 4 protein, translating into MRAAFVTCGGFDDLTGAGVYDRRLAGHLRERGDTVDVVSLPRRCYARSLGEGLSGGLAGTLAGGRYDAIIEDEQDHPSLLLLNRRLRRRAEGPIVAIVHRLRCRGRCPGAARLIFRRIEKLYLDSTDGIVCDSEIAHRAAGTLCPGDRPFIVAYPGRDRLPGRPAVRDRRAGGGRAADLRVLFVGNVIRRKGLHVLVDALASLPPVGWRLDVVGSLAADSRYAAAVRRQIAERGIGERICFRGVVGDGLLARILDDGHVLVVPSIEEGSGMVSIEAFSRALPVIASRAGGAAEVVSHGRDGFLVDPGDAAMIASYLELLMENRGYLRKVSTAAGVSAARFPTWAESAEAVSSFIRSL; encoded by the coding sequence ATGCGCGCCGCGTTCGTCACCTGCGGCGGATTCGACGACCTGACCGGCGCCGGCGTCTACGACCGGCGGCTCGCCGGGCACCTGCGCGAGCGGGGCGACACGGTCGACGTCGTCTCCCTTCCCCGGCGCTGCTACGCGCGCTCGCTCGGCGAGGGCCTCTCCGGCGGCCTCGCCGGCACACTCGCCGGCGGCCGCTACGACGCGATCATCGAGGACGAGCAGGACCATCCCTCGCTCCTTCTTCTCAACCGGCGGCTCCGGCGCCGCGCGGAGGGGCCGATCGTGGCGATCGTCCACCGCCTCCGCTGCCGCGGCCGGTGTCCCGGCGCGGCGCGGCTCATCTTCCGGAGGATCGAGAAACTCTATCTCGACTCGACCGACGGGATCGTGTGCGACAGCGAGATCGCGCACCGGGCGGCCGGGACGCTGTGTCCCGGCGATCGGCCGTTCATCGTCGCCTATCCCGGCAGGGACCGGCTGCCGGGCCGCCCGGCGGTGCGCGATCGCCGCGCGGGCGGCGGCCGCGCGGCGGATCTGCGCGTTCTCTTCGTCGGTAACGTCATTCGCCGGAAGGGATTGCACGTGCTCGTCGACGCGCTGGCCTCCCTGCCCCCGGTCGGATGGCGCCTCGACGTGGTGGGATCCCTCGCCGCCGACAGCCGGTACGCGGCCGCCGTCCGCCGCCAGATCGCCGAACGCGGGATCGGGGAACGGATTTGCTTCCGCGGCGTCGTGGGCGACGGCCTTCTCGCACGGATCCTCGACGACGGCCACGTCCTCGTCGTTCCCTCGATCGAGGAGGGATCCGGGATGGTTTCGATCGAGGCCTTCAGCCGCGCGCTTCCCGTCATCGCCTCCCGCGCCGGCGGCGCGGCGGAGGTCGTCTCGCACGGCCGCGACGGTTTCCTCGTCGACCCGGGGGACGCGGCCATGATCGCCTCCTACCTCGAACTCCTCATGGAGAACCGCGGGTATCTCCGGAAGGTCTCGACGGCCGCCGGCGTGAGCGCGGCGCGCTTTCCCACCTGGGCCGAGAGCGCCGAGGCCGTATCCTCTTTCATCCGTTCGCTCTGA
- a CDS encoding V-type ATPase subunit yields MVFGPVSKYSLVNAKVRARLSTLLDEATINRLAETRDLSEFYAALDGTIYEPIFSQPEIAFDPRVGERLLLEREILWHTELLRDLKGAERALVSHFIEKYEIENLKVALRIREGHRDGEEMKYLVRGSLPHALPYGAISEAGSLEEALAYLNGSPFHEPVRRALDAYGERGTLFPVEIGLEIDYYRRLKERVAALAKGDRRIAERLVGLEIDRTNIGWLIRLKFYYDVPVGELLDYNIPGGYRMTADRLREAFKAESLRDVLRVAIEKSYSSVSDALVQGEQLSKLYLLEIILWNYLLVEAKRTLGGFPFTIGTILAYLILKRTEVRNVITILNGKVYRMGRSEIESHLRVAF; encoded by the coding sequence ATGGTATTCGGACCGGTCAGCAAGTATTCGCTCGTGAACGCCAAGGTGCGCGCGCGCCTCAGCACGCTCCTCGACGAGGCGACGATCAACCGCCTCGCCGAGACGCGCGATCTCTCCGAATTCTACGCGGCCCTCGACGGGACGATCTACGAGCCGATATTCTCCCAGCCCGAGATCGCCTTCGACCCGCGCGTCGGCGAGCGGCTCCTCCTCGAGCGCGAGATACTCTGGCACACCGAGCTGCTCCGCGATCTCAAGGGCGCCGAGCGCGCCCTCGTCTCCCACTTCATCGAGAAGTACGAGATCGAGAACCTCAAGGTGGCGCTGCGCATCCGGGAAGGACACCGGGACGGCGAGGAGATGAAGTACCTCGTCCGCGGCTCGCTCCCGCACGCCTTGCCCTACGGGGCGATCAGCGAGGCGGGCTCCCTCGAGGAGGCCCTCGCGTACCTCAACGGTTCGCCCTTCCACGAACCGGTCAGGCGGGCCCTCGACGCGTACGGCGAACGCGGCACCCTTTTTCCCGTGGAGATCGGGCTCGAGATCGACTACTATCGACGGCTCAAGGAGCGGGTCGCCGCCCTCGCGAAGGGCGACCGGCGGATCGCCGAGCGGCTCGTCGGCCTCGAGATCGACCGGACGAACATCGGATGGCTGATCCGGTTGAAGTTCTACTACGACGTGCCCGTCGGGGAGCTGCTCGACTACAACATCCCCGGCGGATACCGGATGACGGCGGACCGGCTCCGCGAGGCCTTCAAGGCGGAGTCCCTGCGCGACGTCCTGCGCGTCGCCATCGAGAAATCGTACAGCAGCGTCTCGGACGCTCTCGTGCAGGGCGAGCAGCTCAGCAAGCTCTACCTGCTCGAGATCATCCTCTGGAACTACCTGCTCGTCGAGGCGAAACGGACGCTGGGAGGGTTCCCCTTCACGATCGGGACGATCCTCGCCTACCTGATCCTGAAGCGCACGGAAGTGCGGAACGTCATCACGATACTGAACGGCAAGGTCTACCGGATGGGGCGGAGCGAGATCGAGAGCCACCTGCGCGTGGCCTTCTGA
- a CDS encoding ATPase produces MSQQEARRRKMKRWITLSTTAVISTVFIVLLITLTTTAVHVHGQQQHSAAVTGTARTWTPETAKVTVWAFAAAAFSTAIGSVGAGVAVAYVGSAALGAIGEKPELAARALIYVGLAEGIAIYGLIISIMILTKI; encoded by the coding sequence ATGTCACAGCAAGAGGCTCGCAGGCGGAAGATGAAGCGGTGGATAACGCTTTCCACGACGGCAGTCATCTCGACCGTCTTCATCGTCCTGCTGATCACCCTGACGACCACCGCGGTCCACGTCCACGGCCAGCAGCAGCACAGCGCCGCCGTGACCGGGACGGCCAGGACCTGGACGCCCGAGACGGCCAAGGTGACGGTCTGGGCCTTCGCCGCGGCGGCCTTCTCGACGGCGATCGGCTCGGTCGGCGCCGGCGTCGCCGTCGCCTACGTGGGCTCGGCCGCGCTCGGGGCGATCGGGGAGAAGCCCGAACTCGCGGCGCGCGCGCTCATCTACGTGGGCCTCGCCGAGGGGATCGCGATCTACGGGCTGATCATCTCGATCATGATCCTCACAAAGATCTGA
- a CDS encoding V-type ATP synthase subunit F translates to MKFFVIADENTVTGFNLVGLEGEVVETADEAREAMAKAFAPDSEIGIVITTERIASEIRSEMEEYVYSRSFPLVIEIPDRTGPIEGRVSIREMVRSAVGVNV, encoded by the coding sequence ATGAAGTTTTTCGTGATCGCCGACGAGAATACGGTCACCGGGTTCAATCTCGTCGGCCTCGAGGGCGAGGTCGTCGAGACGGCCGACGAGGCGAGGGAGGCGATGGCCAAGGCCTTCGCCCCCGACTCGGAGATCGGTATCGTCATCACCACCGAGCGGATCGCTTCGGAGATCCGCAGCGAGATGGAGGAGTACGTGTACAGCCGCTCCTTCCCGCTCGTCATCGAGATCCCCGACCGCACGGGGCCCATCGAGGGGCGCGTCTCGATCCGCGAGATGGTGCGGTCGGCAGTCGGCGTGAACGTGTAA
- a CDS encoding V-type ATP synthase subunit A, which translates to MKYDGSSSRKSSLRRGRGARAVLEIIGTVEKVIGPVIHARGVTTAKMLDLVEVGEDHLVGEIVKLDGEHAAIQVYEDTTGLAPGAAIYSAGVPLSVELGPGLLGTIYDGIQRPLEVIRDASDQYIQRGIHVPALDREARWAFEPVVAAGTAVTGGETVGEVQETGLIKHRVLVPPGVKGTVSWTAGAGEYGVDDVVCRVETEAGSTREVKLHQRWPVRRGRPVGGRLPLHLPLVTGQRVVDTLFPVAKGGTVVVPGGFGTGKTMIQHALSKWSDADIIVYIGCGERGNEMTDVLISFPELVDPRSGRPIMERTVLIANTSNMPVAAREASIYTGITIAEYYRDQGYHVAIMADSTSRWAEALRELSGRMEEMPADEGYPAYLPTRLAEFYERAGMVETIGGGEGSISIVGSVSPPGGDFSEPVTQHTKRFVRCLWALDRQLANARHYPAISWLDSYSEYVEEIADWWQQRSGGEWMELRQGIMTLLQQEGKLQQVVKLVGPDVLPDTQRIVLETCTMFKNAFLQQNSFDKVDMYCTPEKQVKMLRIIIDYYELGLENIKKGANIHQIKKMEISSEIMRMKFAVPNDEIGKLDEIRDRLRRSMQAISDMFD; encoded by the coding sequence ATGAAATACGACGGATCATCTTCGAGGAAGTCGTCGCTTCGTCGGGGGAGGGGGGCGAGGGCAGTGCTTGAGATCATCGGAACGGTCGAGAAGGTCATCGGGCCCGTCATCCATGCGCGGGGCGTGACGACAGCGAAGATGCTCGATCTCGTCGAGGTCGGCGAAGATCACCTCGTCGGCGAGATCGTGAAGCTCGACGGCGAGCATGCCGCCATCCAGGTCTACGAGGACACGACCGGGCTCGCGCCGGGAGCGGCCATCTACAGTGCCGGCGTGCCCCTGTCCGTCGAGCTCGGCCCGGGGCTTCTCGGCACGATCTACGACGGCATCCAGCGGCCCCTCGAGGTCATCCGCGACGCCTCCGACCAGTACATCCAGCGGGGGATCCACGTGCCGGCGCTCGACCGGGAGGCGCGCTGGGCCTTCGAGCCGGTCGTCGCCGCCGGGACGGCCGTGACGGGCGGGGAGACGGTCGGCGAGGTGCAGGAGACGGGGCTGATCAAACACCGCGTCCTCGTGCCCCCCGGCGTGAAGGGGACCGTCTCGTGGACGGCCGGCGCCGGCGAGTACGGCGTCGACGATGTCGTCTGCCGCGTCGAGACGGAGGCGGGCAGTACGCGGGAGGTGAAGCTGCACCAGCGCTGGCCCGTCCGGCGGGGCCGCCCCGTCGGGGGACGGCTGCCGCTCCATCTGCCGCTCGTGACCGGGCAGCGCGTCGTCGACACGCTCTTCCCCGTCGCGAAGGGCGGGACCGTGGTTGTCCCCGGCGGCTTCGGCACGGGCAAGACGATGATCCAGCACGCGCTCTCGAAGTGGAGCGACGCCGACATCATCGTCTACATCGGATGCGGCGAGCGGGGCAACGAGATGACCGACGTGCTCATCTCCTTCCCCGAGCTCGTCGATCCGCGCTCGGGACGCCCGATCATGGAGCGCACCGTCCTCATCGCCAACACCTCGAACATGCCCGTCGCGGCGCGCGAGGCCTCGATCTACACGGGGATCACGATCGCCGAGTACTACCGCGACCAGGGTTACCACGTGGCGATCATGGCCGATTCCACCTCACGCTGGGCCGAGGCGCTTCGCGAGCTCTCCGGCCGGATGGAGGAGATGCCCGCGGACGAGGGGTATCCCGCCTACCTGCCGACCCGCCTCGCCGAGTTCTACGAGCGGGCGGGAATGGTGGAGACCATCGGCGGCGGCGAGGGATCGATCTCGATCGTCGGCTCGGTCTCCCCGCCGGGCGGCGATTTCTCCGAGCCGGTCACACAGCACACGAAGCGGTTCGTCCGCTGCCTGTGGGCCCTCGACCGCCAGCTCGCCAACGCGCGGCACTACCCGGCGATCTCGTGGCTCGACTCCTACAGCGAGTACGTCGAGGAGATCGCCGACTGGTGGCAGCAGCGCTCGGGGGGGGAGTGGATGGAGCTCCGCCAGGGCATCATGACGCTCCTCCAGCAGGAGGGGAAGCTCCAGCAGGTCGTCAAGCTCGTCGGCCCCGACGTCCTGCCCGACACGCAGCGGATCGTCCTCGAGACGTGCACGATGTTCAAGAACGCATTCCTGCAGCAGAACAGCTTCGACAAGGTCGACATGTACTGCACGCCCGAGAAGCAGGTGAAGATGCTGCGGATCATCATCGACTACTACGAGCTCGGGCTGGAGAATATCAAGAAGGGCGCGAACATCCATCAGATCAAGAAGATGGAGATCTCGTCGGAGATCATGCGCATGAAGTTCGCCGTGCCGAACGACGAGATCGGGAAGCTCGACGAGATCAGGGACAGGCTTCGTCGCTCGATGCAGGCCATCAGCGACATGTTCGATTGA
- a CDS encoding V-type ATP synthase subunit B: protein MTEKHLTEGREYIGISRVEGPLVVVEGIHDVGYNELAEITDPEGHVRLGMILETSLGAAVIQVFEGTSGLSIPGTRVRFRGEPLSFGVSEEILGRVFDGLGHPIDGGPPPMAKMRKDVNGLPINPTAREYPRKFIQTGISAIDGMNTLVRGQKLPIFSGTGLPHNRIVAQITRQAKIVGEDTSFAVVFAAMGIKHDVARYFIRNFEESGVLEKVVLFLNLADDPSVERIVTPRTALTAAEFLAFELHMHVLVILTDMTNYCESLREISTVREEIPSRKGYPGYLYSDLSAIYERAGMIKGIDGSITQMPILTMPNDDISHPVPDLSGYITEGQIVLERELSQRNIYPPIAGLPSLSRLMKDGIGEGMTRGDHAHIASQLFAAYSHVKDVRALAAVIGEEELTPLDKVYMEFGERFERDFLSQGEYEDRSIVDTLDIGWKVVSSLPRDELHRITEEELNKYYGS, encoded by the coding sequence ATGACGGAGAAACATCTGACCGAGGGACGCGAGTACATCGGGATCAGCCGGGTCGAGGGGCCGCTCGTCGTCGTCGAGGGCATCCACGACGTCGGCTACAACGAGCTCGCCGAGATCACCGATCCCGAGGGGCACGTGCGGCTGGGGATGATCCTCGAGACCAGTCTCGGCGCGGCGGTCATCCAGGTTTTCGAGGGGACGAGCGGGTTGTCGATCCCCGGCACGCGCGTGCGGTTCCGCGGCGAGCCGCTCTCGTTCGGCGTGAGCGAGGAGATCCTCGGGCGCGTCTTCGACGGCCTCGGCCATCCGATCGACGGCGGCCCGCCGCCGATGGCGAAGATGCGGAAGGACGTCAACGGGCTCCCGATCAACCCGACCGCCCGCGAGTACCCGCGCAAGTTCATCCAGACGGGGATATCGGCGATCGACGGCATGAACACGCTCGTCCGCGGCCAGAAGCTGCCGATCTTCTCCGGCACGGGGCTTCCCCACAACCGGATCGTGGCCCAGATCACGCGCCAGGCGAAGATCGTGGGCGAGGACACCTCCTTCGCCGTCGTCTTCGCCGCGATGGGGATCAAGCACGACGTGGCGCGCTACTTCATCAGGAACTTCGAGGAATCGGGGGTGCTCGAGAAGGTCGTCCTCTTCCTCAATCTCGCCGACGATCCCTCCGTGGAGCGCATCGTCACCCCGCGCACCGCGTTGACCGCGGCCGAGTTTCTCGCCTTCGAGCTGCACATGCACGTCCTGGTCATCCTCACCGACATGACCAACTACTGCGAGTCGCTGCGCGAGATATCCACGGTCCGCGAGGAGATCCCGAGCCGGAAGGGATACCCGGGCTACCTCTACAGCGACCTCTCGGCGATCTACGAGCGCGCCGGGATGATCAAGGGGATCGATGGATCGATTACGCAGATGCCGATCCTCACGATGCCCAACGACGACATCTCCCACCCGGTCCCCGATCTCTCGGGGTACATCACCGAGGGGCAGATCGTCCTCGAACGCGAGCTCTCGCAGCGGAACATCTACCCGCCGATCGCGGGGCTGCCGAGCCTCTCCCGCCTGATGAAGGACGGGATCGGCGAGGGGATGACCCGCGGCGACCACGCCCACATCGCCTCGCAGCTCTTCGCGGCCTACTCGCACGTCAAGGACGTGCGGGCGCTCGCCGCGGTCATCGGCGAGGAGGAGCTGACGCCGCTCGACAAGGTCTACATGGAGTTCGGCGAGCGGTTCGAGCGGGACTTCCTTTCCCAGGGGGAGTACGAGGACCGTTCCATCGTCGATACGCTCGACATCGGCTGGAAGGTGGTCTCCTCGCTGCCGCGCGACGAGCTGCACCGGATCACCGAGGAAGAGCTGAACAAGTACTACGGGTCCTGA
- a CDS encoding V-type ATP synthase subunit D, with translation MSRYEVAPTKTNLMRIRRDLGFAREGWELLDQKRKILVVELMGLIDRTVDAQERVEASLAEAFAALDQAILRMGRREVNLTATGMNIESRIRLSQKRVMGVSLPRVKVELEDRSPYVASAESSIWIDETIGKFREILGHLGTLAEARISLVRLSREVSKTIRRVNALEKIFIPDYEETLHYIDMALEEAEREAFFSMKLVKDRLSRRKGEAV, from the coding sequence ATGTCACGTTACGAGGTAGCGCCGACAAAGACGAACCTGATGCGGATCCGCCGCGATCTGGGTTTCGCCCGCGAGGGCTGGGAACTGCTCGACCAGAAGCGGAAGATCCTCGTCGTCGAACTGATGGGGCTCATCGATCGCACCGTCGACGCCCAGGAGCGCGTCGAGGCGAGCCTCGCGGAGGCCTTCGCGGCCCTCGACCAGGCGATCCTGCGGATGGGCCGGCGCGAGGTGAACCTGACCGCCACGGGGATGAACATCGAATCGCGGATACGCCTCTCGCAGAAGCGGGTGATGGGCGTCTCGCTTCCGCGTGTCAAGGTGGAGCTGGAGGACCGCTCCCCCTACGTGGCCTCCGCGGAGAGCAGCATCTGGATCGACGAGACGATCGGGAAGTTCCGCGAGATCCTCGGGCATCTCGGCACGCTCGCCGAGGCCCGGATCTCGCTCGTGCGTCTCTCGCGCGAGGTCTCCAAGACGATCCGCCGGGTGAATGCGCTCGAGAAGATATTCATTCCCGATTACGAGGAAACGCTGCATTATATCGACATGGCCCTCGAGGAAGCGGAACGCGAGGCGTTCTTCAGCATGAAGCTCGTGAAGGACCGTCTCTCGAGACGAAAAGGGGAGGCCGTATGA
- a CDS encoding universal stress protein, whose product MSDVNPLANILLYIDGSESSITAAQFAIAMGKRYDARLRAIYVVNENLLSELLKAKVFVQMEKMDYERDLEEDGKRYLNYIVKLAERKGATVETVLRKGVVHEEVDHEVDDFGADLLVQGELGEVLSLRDSFYEEGERILRKVKCPVMVVRGKARVERAYDAL is encoded by the coding sequence ATGAGCGACGTGAATCCGCTGGCGAACATTCTTCTCTATATCGACGGCAGCGAATCCTCCATCACGGCGGCGCAGTTCGCGATCGCGATGGGAAAGCGCTACGATGCGCGCCTGCGGGCGATCTACGTGGTCAACGAGAACCTGCTCAGCGAGCTCCTCAAGGCGAAGGTCTTCGTCCAGATGGAGAAGATGGACTACGAGCGCGACCTGGAGGAGGACGGGAAGCGGTACCTGAATTACATCGTCAAGCTCGCCGAGCGCAAGGGGGCCACCGTCGAGACGGTGCTCCGCAAGGGCGTGGTCCACGAGGAGGTCGACCACGAGGTGGACGATTTCGGCGCGGACCTGCTCGTCCAGGGGGAGCTCGGCGAGGTTCTCAGCCTTCGCGACTCCTTCTACGAGGAGGGGGAGCGGATACTGCGCAAGGTCAAGTGTCCCGTGATGGTCGTCCGCGGCAAGGCGCGCGTCGAGCGGGCGTACGACGCCCTCTGA